One region of Metallosphaera sedula DSM 5348 genomic DNA includes:
- a CDS encoding ABC transporter permease: MSLLRYLAKRIAERIALLFGIIVFNFLIFQVLPTLYGINPAELYVPLTYKGLPRSELVKALDNQFGLNLPLDERFFVYMKSLLTFHLGISMSYQQPVISLIEARFPVTALLVIPSLILSTILALVLGLYSISRQGKVGDVAVSFTSIMTYFIPAFWLGEIVLYFFGFYFRIFPTNLAEAITTSNGHSLVGIAYWANLLKFLTLPILFITVISYGVRNILFRNNGVELMGSNFVNYLRARGIDERKILYKHVTRNAVIPVVTRVGIDIAFLFAGVVFIEDIFNIPGLGRLLVRGAENLDVPLLGGDFYIISLFAVIILLALDLIYPLIDPRVKYE, encoded by the coding sequence ATGTCTCTTCTTAGATATCTAGCGAAGAGAATAGCTGAAAGGATAGCGTTGCTGTTTGGAATAATAGTCTTTAATTTTCTAATTTTTCAGGTATTACCCACCCTCTATGGCATAAATCCGGCTGAGCTTTACGTCCCCTTAACCTATAAGGGCCTACCAAGGAGCGAACTTGTTAAGGCACTGGATAACCAGTTTGGTCTGAATCTTCCTTTAGATGAGAGATTCTTTGTTTATATGAAATCACTACTAACCTTCCACCTAGGCATCTCCATGAGCTATCAACAACCCGTGATTTCGTTGATCGAGGCCAGATTCCCTGTAACGGCTCTCTTGGTTATCCCTAGCCTGATTCTAAGCACGATCTTGGCATTGGTTCTGGGACTTTACTCCATATCAAGGCAGGGAAAAGTAGGAGACGTGGCTGTAAGCTTTACGTCAATAATGACCTACTTCATACCTGCCTTTTGGCTAGGGGAAATAGTTCTCTACTTCTTTGGGTTCTATTTCAGGATATTCCCGACGAATCTGGCTGAGGCCATTACAACCTCAAATGGTCATTCCCTGGTGGGAATCGCGTACTGGGCCAATCTTTTAAAGTTCCTAACCTTGCCTATTCTTTTCATTACAGTGATTAGTTACGGAGTTAGGAATATATTATTTAGGAATAATGGCGTTGAACTCATGGGTAGCAACTTCGTTAATTACTTGAGGGCAAGAGGAATAGACGAGAGGAAAATCCTATACAAGCACGTAACAAGGAATGCAGTAATTCCCGTAGTTACAAGGGTTGGAATAGACATAGCCTTCCTGTTTGCTGGAGTTGTGTTCATAGAGGACATCTTTAACATACCGGGTCTGGGAAGACTTTTGGTGAGAGGTGCAGAGAACCTTGACGTACCTTTGCTCGGGGGAGACTTCTACATAATTAGCTTATTTGCAGTCATAATATTGCTCGCTCTCGATCTAATATATCCGCTCATTGACCCCAGGGTGAAGTATGAATGA
- a CDS encoding ABC transporter permease: MNKVLRDLLSRKTFIFSVVVILFFAAIALLAPVLTSYNNPYLVSQQFVAAPYAVPSWATIFPQYHGLPPDVRMTLSPSETSGLTPINSSMVKVEVPAGGQVNLTYAIRWNWSSPYNVLLSFTLVTPSTSDFNVNLYMNNINFMELSPLPIPPAVSVTPGKANYVTFSSETINPSNSPYVSSLPFQDQPLASLEFPKAVLPKPGIYYLIISFQNTGNSPETFLVSNPHYSSLGYAYGRLGTDDNGASVFSEFVYGARFDLYLALVASALIIGIGLIIGLIAGYVGGFTDLALNALTDFFLLIPGLPLLIVLISIFDLTGVIVNVNKAVLILLIISLLSWPGTAKIIRGQTLSLRNRTFVEASRALGEGRFRILFRHIVPNLMGILFAQLAYDVPGVILAESGLDFLGLGITEFPTWGNMLGFATNDLSFANGFAWWWVLPPGIGIILLSTAFYYFGTAMLDVLSPYKLRGE, translated from the coding sequence ATGAACAAGGTATTGAGAGACCTGCTAAGCAGGAAAACTTTCATTTTCTCGGTAGTCGTAATCCTTTTCTTTGCTGCTATTGCCCTTTTAGCTCCAGTTCTAACGTCATACAACAATCCTTATCTAGTTTCACAACAGTTCGTTGCGGCCCCCTACGCTGTTCCTTCGTGGGCCACAATCTTCCCTCAATATCATGGTCTTCCCCCTGACGTTAGAATGACGTTGTCTCCCTCTGAGACCTCAGGACTTACCCCCATTAACTCGTCCATGGTTAAGGTGGAGGTTCCTGCAGGGGGTCAGGTTAATCTGACTTACGCCATTAGATGGAATTGGAGTTCTCCATACAACGTACTTCTGTCCTTTACCCTAGTTACGCCATCTACAAGCGACTTTAACGTAAATCTTTACATGAACAATATCAACTTCATGGAACTGTCACCTTTACCGATACCTCCTGCAGTTAGCGTTACTCCCGGGAAGGCCAATTACGTTACCTTCTCTTCAGAAACTATAAACCCAAGCAATTCTCCGTACGTAAGCTCCCTTCCCTTCCAAGATCAGCCCTTAGCATCACTTGAGTTCCCCAAGGCTGTACTGCCTAAACCTGGGATATATTACCTGATTATATCATTCCAGAATACAGGAAATTCACCTGAGACTTTCCTTGTTTCCAACCCACATTACTCCTCTCTTGGTTACGCTTATGGTAGGTTGGGAACAGATGATAATGGCGCGAGCGTGTTCTCGGAGTTCGTGTATGGAGCGAGGTTCGATCTCTATTTAGCCCTTGTAGCCTCAGCCCTTATTATAGGAATAGGACTCATAATTGGGCTGATAGCGGGCTACGTGGGCGGTTTCACGGATCTGGCCCTGAATGCTCTTACAGACTTCTTTCTGTTAATACCGGGTTTACCTCTCTTGATTGTTTTGATCTCTATCTTCGATCTCACTGGGGTCATAGTTAACGTGAACAAGGCCGTCCTTATACTACTCATCATCTCGTTGTTATCATGGCCTGGGACTGCTAAGATAATTAGGGGACAGACACTAAGCCTCAGGAACAGAACCTTCGTGGAAGCTTCTAGGGCTCTGGGCGAGGGAAGGTTTAGGATCCTGTTCAGACATATAGTTCCCAACCTGATGGGAATTCTATTTGCTCAACTGGCATATGACGTTCCAGGCGTTATCCTGGCTGAGTCGGGTCTCGACTTCCTGGGCCTGGGAATTACAGAGTTCCCGACCTGGGGAAACATGCTTGGATTTGCCACCAATGATTTGTCCTTTGCCAATGGGTTTGCATGGTGGTGGGTGCTTCCACCTGGAATTGGGATAATATTGTTAAGTACAGCGTTCTACTATTTCGGGACAGCAATGCTTGACGTCCTTAGTCCCTACAAGCTTAGGGGTGAATGA